Within Palaeococcus ferrophilus DSM 13482, the genomic segment GTAGCCGAGGGTTGCTATGGAGGAGATAATCGCTATTATGAGTATGACCGTTAGGGCTTTGTCGAGCCTGCTCGCCTCCTCCCACTCGAGCTCCTCCTTGAGCCTCTCAACCGTTATCCACGGCACCCACGGGTTTATGGCATTCGCCCTGCGATAGATCGCGGCGAGGGCAAAGAGGACGTTGAAGACGGTTAAGCTCACGAGGATCGGCGTGAGCCTTATCCCCCAGGGGGTGTAGTTGAGGCCGAGCCCTATGAGAGGGACTATCGCTATGCTCAGGCCGAAGCTGAGCGCCAGCCTCTCCAGGTTGTCGAGCTCCTTCTTCTCCGGGAAGAGAGCTGTTACGAAGGCGTAACCCGGGAAGAAGAGGACGAACGCTAAACCGAGGGCCTTCCTCGCCAGGCTCTCCGGGAAGTAGAATATAAGGAGGTCAAGGAGCAGTGAGAGTGCGATGATGGTTATTAAATCCCAGTACCCCTTCCATCCTGCCGGTTTGGCTTTTTCCATTATTCTCTCACCCCGCGAGCACCTCGTAAACCTTCTTCATCACTATTATCGCGAAAATCACAAGAAGGAGCTCCACCAGGGGCGTCAGGTTCTCCTTCTGCTCCCTGCTTAAAAACAGACTCCCCACCTCAAGGGTTATCAAGAGCCCGATGAGGGTCAGGGTGAGGAATACATCAACGCCCTTTACAGCCAGAGCCGAGACAAGAACCCAGAATGAGAGGAAAAGGAGCATGTAGTCCTCTACATCCATTCCCTAACGCCTCCGAGCTTTTTGCCCCTTATCTCAATGCCGTAGTCCTTTTTCTCAACACCCTCTACCTCAATGAGCTGGCCCGTTGCCTTCGCCAGCGCGAGCAGGACGGAGGAACATACCGGACACGGCACCCGGCTGCACCCCTCGGGGGAGCACCTCACACCGGGCCTCACCACAACCCTGTAGTTCTCCTCCTCTTCCTCTATGTAGACGGTGCTTGCGAGACCGAGCGCCCTGAGTACCGCCGAGGAGGCGCTCTCAGCCTCGGCCACGCTTCCCAAGGGGCCCTCAAGGTGCTCCTCGAACTTCTCAACGAGGTTGGCTCCCGGGGGGAGCAGACAGAGCCCCATGCCCTTCTCGTTCGGCACGTCCGTTAGGAAGACGACCTCCTCGTCGAGTCTCGCCAAATCGAGGGTGAAGTCCCGGTGCAGGGGCAGGAAGAGCCCTCCCCTCGGCAGGTTCTCGTAGGGGGGTACGAAAACCGCGTTCCCCTCGAGGTTCAGGGAATCAACCATCCCATCGAGAACAGCCTTCTGGGAGTTCAGAACTGTTTCCAGAGCTTCCTTTCTAACGTAGGTGGATGGTTTGAGAACGAGGATGACGGCCCCTATCACCATTGCGGCTATCCCGAGGTTTATGTAGCCCGTTACACCATTTAAAAATCCTCTGAGTGCCAGAAGTCCGCCGAAGGCTATGAGGGCCCCGCTCACGATGTACTTCATGTTCATCAATCTCCCCCAAGGTTGGACAACCACTAATCTTAAAAGGTTTACCCGGAGAACTCAGAGACGGTGGAGATGAAGGCGAAGATTGCTGGAATACTGCTCGGACTCCTGATCTTGAATTCACTCCCTATTCAAGCCGGGCCCCCAGTGCAGAGGGACGATTCGGGGGCTTATGCCTATTTCAACTCCCTTCTCTTGGACTTCGGCGAAGTTCTTGACCTGATCTCCGAGGGCAGTAACGAGAGCGTGAAGCGAGCAACCCAGTTCTACGAAGTTACGGGTACAGCCTATGAGGAAGTTCTCACGTACTCAAACAAAGGCGTTGGGGAAAACGTCCTGAAGCTCTCAAGGCTCTTCAGAGACCTGGGAGAAAACTCACTCCGCCTGGCCACCAGTGTGGAGAGACTCCGTATGAGCATGACCACCAAGGACTATTCCACGGCAAGGCAGGCCCACTTCACGGCTGAGGCTTCCCTTGAGGAGTGTTCACGGCTCCTCGAGCAGATAAAGGGTGTGAGTCTCCTTGGGGCTAACGGGGAGAATCTCACCCTCGATGTGGAAAATGTCACTGATAGCACGTCCAAACTCAGGAGTATCCTCTCCACCTACGGGGATATGTTAAGCAGAACCGTAACGCCCTCCGACTTCGAGATAATAGCCGCCAGCCCCGAGATGATAGCGGGGGAGAACATCACTTTTAAAATCTTTGTGAACACGAGTGCTTACCCCTTCCTGAGTCAGAACACCTTTGAGTTCTCCGCGAGGTTCAACAAACCCGGAGAGTATGTTCTGTACGGCATCACGGCCAACGGGAGTAGGCTGACGTTCAGCAAACCCGTGGTAGTCAAGATCAACAAGATACCTACCAGAAT encodes:
- a CDS encoding DUF1616 domain-containing protein; this encodes MEKAKPAGWKGYWDLITIIALSLLLDLLIFYFPESLARKALGLAFVLFFPGYAFVTALFPEKKELDNLERLALSFGLSIAIVPLIGLGLNYTPWGIRLTPILVSLTVFNVLFALAAIYRRANAINPWVPWITVERLKEELEWEEASRLDKALTVILIIAIISSIATLGYVITHPKPGEKFTEFYILGPGGKAADYPTELFVGENGTVIIGIANHEYRNVTYHVEVWLVNLTYNTTTNETLIHNMYFMDYLNVTLPHKPVDIEGNWTPQWERNYTFSIDKPGKWQLWFLLFKDEKPYLPEPINGDYAPTNATWRILEAINGTVQSLKLNIEVREI